Genomic window (Flavobacteriales bacterium):
CGAGGCATGAAGCAATCCCACGGAGAATCCTAGCAATGTCAGAAGGAGATTGCTTCGTCATTCTTCCTCGCAATGACGGGAATAGAGAGTCTGGTGGTGTCAGAAGGAGATTGCTTCGTCCTACGTCCTCGCAATGACGGAAATAGAGGGTCTGGTGGTCTAAGAATCAGATTGCTGTATTTTACGACTGATCTAGGTTTTATTGAATTTCACTGATATTGACTTTTTTACATATGTTTTTTAATATTACATGGTCTAACCCCTTAAAACAATCTATATCATGAATACTCCCCAATTAGATAAGTACAACATGCTGCTGAAAGTGGATGATTTCTTTGATGATAACGGCACAGAAACCGCAGCACACGCTCAGATAGGTCCGAAGCACAGCGATCTGGAGGACGTGATAGAGTCCATTCAGGATGCCGCTGGCGAGGCCATTGCCGACCACACAGGTGTAACAGAAGACAAGAGTGCGGTGCGCCAAACCTTAGAGCAAGAGACCTTTACCGCACTGACAGCCGTGGCCAGTTTTGCCCGCGACACCAACAACCGCAAACTGCTGCGCAGGGTGAATTTTACACTGAGCAAGCTACAGGGCATGCGCGATTCCGTACTCTATTTCAACGCGCAGATGATCCGCAGCAAGACCGACCTGAACATTGCTTCGCTTACGGACTATGCTTACACTCCTGCCCAACTGGCAGCACTTACACTGACGCTTTCCAACTTTCTGGACATTACCACCGAGCCCAAAGATGCCATTGAGGAGCGCGCTGTGGCCAACGAACAGGTGGCGTTGCTCTTGCTTGAGGCCGATGGCATTCTGGAAGACCTGGACGGCTATATGGACACCTTCCGTTTCAGCAATTCATCGCTTTATTCCGAATACATCAAAGCGCGCAGCATAGACAATGCTGGGGGCGGAACAGGTGGTGGCGAAGGTGGCGCACAAGGCTATAGCGCATCAGGAACACTGAACCCGATGCAAACAGGAATGGTGCTGAGTTTTGTATACAATGCCGGCCTCAACGTCCATATAAGCAACAACGGACCTGCCGCGCAGATGGAGGTAACTCTGCTGCTTGATGGTGCCCCAATACCCACTGCACCTCCTTTTATTGTGAATATGGGTACGCCTGCAACAGGCCAATTGGGCAGTCTGAGCCCCGTTGGAAACCAGATCCAGCTTCGCAATTTGGATATGGCTGTAGGACTTACCTACAGTGTAAGCCTATCTGACGGCAACACGGCCCCATAAGCGTAGCCAGCACAGAAGGTCAGCCTCCTCCCCGCTTTCGGGCACTCTCCCGTTGCGGGCCTCAGCGCAGGTGTTGGATAAAAAATCTGTGGAAAAGCTACCATCGGTTCGGTGATCACATGGCGCCTTGCAAGCGGAGCGCGAAAAGGTGATTCATTGATGGTGATAGTTCTTAATATTGCGCCACAGAAACATGATGGAGTCTATACTTGAACCGTGGCCTTGGTACGTGAGCGGCATCCTCTTGGGGGTTTTGGTTCCGGCCATGCTTTGGCTGGGTAGCATTTTCGGTGTTTCGGGCAATTTGGATTCCATCTGTGGCATGCTGGGTGCGGGCAGATTCGCTGACCATTTCAGGTTCGATCTGAAAGAGCGAATACCTAGTTTAGTATTCGTTGTAGGTGCAGTTGTTGGAGGATCTATTGCTTCAAACTTCCTGACGGCAGAAAATTACGTGGTTCAAATTTCTGAAGCTGCCGTTCTTTCCTTGACAAGTTTGGGCATTACGGAATTTGAAGGACTGCAACCGCATCAGATTTTCAATTGGTCGTTCTTAGGAACTGCACAAGGGCTTATACTGATGGTTGGGGGCGGTTTTCTTATCGGATTTGGCGCACGCTATGCAGGCGGATGCACATCGGGTCATTCCATTACAGGGATGAGTAGTTTGCAGATCCCATCGCTGGTTGCCACCATCGGTTTTTTCATTGGCGGATTGATCGCCACCCATTTACTCATGCCACTCATTTTCGGACAATGAAGAATGTAAGGATCATAGTGGCGGGTGTCATCTTCGGGATCATCATGGTCAAATCCGAAGCTGTTTCGTGGTTCCGCATTCAGGAAATGTTCCGTTTTCAGGGTTTTCACATGTATGGCATCATCTGCACAGCAGTGGTGGTTGGGGCCATCTTGCTTCAGCTAGTGAAACGCGCTCATTTGAAAAATTTGGATGGCGCGGTCATCTCCATTCCTCAAAAACCGAAGCTCTATAGATCTGCCTTGATCGGAGGAATCATTTTCGGAATTGGTTGGGCATTCACTGGTGCTTGTCCTGGTCCGCTTTTCGTGAATCTAGGAGCTGGCTATAGGGTGATGATCGTTCCTATTCTTGCTGCGGTTATCGGTGCGTTTGTGCACGGATTGGTAAAACGGAGATTGCCTCAGTGATCGCTTGCTAAGGCTTCCAAACGTTCTCTAAAATCGTACTGTAGGTCTTCGTGCAGAACGGAATAAGCGTCTTTTATCTTCACCAGTTGCCGTTCGTAGAGGTTTAGCAGCACCTTACTTCGTTTGAAATTCATATCGAGCGCATTCATCTCTTCGCAGAAATGAAGCAATACATCCAATTCCGTTTCGGGTCTGTCTGAATACTTGATGTATTTGGTGGCAATGCGAAGTGCCCGTCTAATGCTTTTTTTGGCGAGATAAAACCCACTTGTGTTGGTTGCAGCGAAGGCTTCTGAAACTTCTTCTTTGATAGCCAGCACATAGGCATCTTCATCTGTCGAATCGAACAACAGATAATTGAGCAATTCCTTGTTGTCGCGCTTGTATTTGATGAGTTGTTCGCAAAGCGAAACGACTTCTTCTTTGGAAAGCGTTTTGAGTTCTTTCCGTATTTCTGCTAACGAAGCTGACTTCATCAATCCTGTTCTGGAAGATATTGATCTTCCGAAAGCTCTCCGATAATTTCGAATTCTGTTCTTCTATTGCGGGCGCGGCCATCGGGATTATCGGTGCCATCTTCAAATTCGTTGAGCGCAATGGGCTTGTTCTCTCCATAGCCTTTTGGCACCAAACGCTGCGGGTCAATTCCTTTGGAGATCATGTAATCGACCACACTTTTCGCACGTCTTTCAGACAGTTTAAGGTTATAATCATCCGAACCTTTAGAATCGGTGTGTGAAGAAAGCTCAATGATGATCTGCGGATTATCTGTCATGATCGGGTACAGGCCCGTATCGAGGCTGATCTTCGCATCCGCGGTCAGGTCTGCGCTGTCATAACCATAGTTGATTCCGTTCAGAACAATTGGTTTTCTCGGAATCTTCTCCAGTTTCAATTCCTTGGTCAAGGTATCGGCTGGAGTCAATTTCATGGTGCTCACATGCACCACATCGTTGAAGTAACCGGTCTTTTTTGCCTCGATGCTGTATTCTCTACCCGGTTCGAGTGTGAAGCTGAATGTGCACGGATTTCCTCTGAGTTCTTCTGCCAAGTACCTTGTTCCTGTCTCTGGATCATTCATGTAAAGGAAGATGTCCACATCATCCAAACATGTGCTATCGATAACGAGTCCCTTCAGGTGAATATTCACGTATTCCACAAATTCGAAGGCATAGATATCATCGCAGCACGTGGCATTCATCAACGAAACGCCACCTTCTCTGTTGGAGACCAAAAATCCTGTCTGGCGGTCTTTATTCAATACAAAATCGAAATCATCGGCAGGAGAATTGACGGCTTTTCCGAGATGCTGAACCGAATCTTTGGCCCATTTAGATTTCTCGCCTTCCACTTTGTACACATCCAATCCACCGAGGCCCACATTTCCATCAGAGCTGAAATACAAGGTGTGCGTAGAAACATCGTAATAAGGAGTGAATTCAGTTCCCGGAGTATTTACCACCGCTCCTGCATTCTGCGGTTCGCGAAAGCGTTTGGTCCGCGCATGGTATTCGGTAAACCAAATATCCAATCCGCCTTTGCCTTCCGGTCGGTCAGAAACGAAATAGATCACTTCCTGATTCCGTTTTGATTCGCGTCCGATGGTCGGTTGCGTGGTGGTGTAATTCGGAAGATTTATCTGATCGTTCATTTCAACAGGTTCGCCCCATTTTCCATTCTCCTTCTCAGAAAAGAACAAATGGCAGATCACTTTCCCTTGGAAATTCTCCTGACACTTGGTGAAATAGAATCTGTTTCCATCGGGCGAAAGTGCTCCATTTCCGATGTGTTCCGGTTGATCTCCACCTGTCGGTTCGTTGAACTCGCCTTTGGAAACCCATTTTCCGCTTTCCTTTTTGGCCAAATAGAATTTGCGCTTTGGAAGTAGTGTGCTATCAAGTGTTTCGATGTCGTAAAACTCAACTTGATCGCTGACCAACGAACCGTAGACCAAGGTCACAGAATCAATCGGAATTGGAGAGAACTCGATGTGCGCCTTATTGATGCTTTCATCCAAATGTTCCACCTCAGATGTATTTACAGAATCGCGCAATGAAATTCCGAGGTCGCAGCCTTCAATTTTGGTCAACGTTGCCTTTTTGTACCATGTATCCTTCATTTCGGCAGCAAAATGCTTGAATTTGAGAAGGTTCTTCTTCGCGTCTTCGTATTTGCCGTTTTGCATATCCATATCGCCAGCGTAATACAATGCCATCGGATATGCATCTGCTCCTCCTTTCAATTTCAGCACTTTCCAATACGATTCGGATGCATGAGCGTAATCGCGGCTGTTTCGATAGAGTTCGGCCAACTGAAAATTGACCGCTACATTCTCAGGCTTACGCTTTGACCATTCTTTATAGTAGACAAGTGCTGAATATGTGTCTCCCAACCTAAGCGAGTTTATGGCCAAGCCACGCACTTTTCGCATGCTCAGTTTTTCCGTTTCGGGCAAACTTTGCTGCGCGAAAGATGAGGCAATTCCTAAAAACAGAAGAATGCCTATCAGACCGAATTGGGTGCTGCGAAAAAATTGAATCAATATCTGTCGCAAGGTATGGCCAGGCTTTTAGGCGTGAATAGTGGCGCTGTGTAGATCAGCGATAGCTCGAAGGTGGTTTTCAGATTGCTTTGTGTGCTGAGTTTAGATACGTTGAAATCGTAACTCAATCCAACATCAAAATTCTTGATATGGAAACCTGCAACGGGAGCAACCGCATCGCTGTTTCGGCCAAAACCACCACGATACATGATGCCGAGATAGATATTCTTGATCATCGCATTCTTGATGTGATACTTCACATTTGCGCCAAGCACCATATCCTGAACCTTGGTTGTCCACATGTAAAGCAACTTTGGTTCGGCTGAGAAGGAAGAATTGATCGGCACATCTACCAGTACTTGCACAGATTGTCGGGTTCTAAGTCGCTCGGCCTGTGCGTTGAAATAGGTGTCTTTTGGACGGTTGATATGGAAAATGGAAAACCCAACAGTTGGCTTGAATTTCTTGAACTGATGACTCCAAGCAAAGCCTAGATTCATATCGAAAAAAGCCTGCGTTGCTTTTATGTTGTCCTCACCGTTGTAAAGAGATGGGTCAAATATTCCTGTTTGATAGACCCACTGATCTGGAAATGTCTGAGAACTTAAATCAGTGCTTCTGATCACTGCACCCATTTGAATACCAGCCCTCACTTCGTGACCTCTTATGACCTTCTTGTACGCTGCGGTCACAAAGATCTTTGCGGTGTTTAAACTGTAGCCCGAATAGTTGTCGTTAGCAACAAGAATCCCTGCATCGATCTCATCTTTGAAAAAGAAGAATTTCTTATCAAACCCGACCAAACCAGTGGTAATGGCCTTATTGATCTCTGGCCATTGATGCCGATAATTTCCAACTGCTCGGTAGGCACCATCGTACATACCCACCATTCCTGGATTCAGATTCTGCTGATTGGTGTAGAACTGCGTAAGATGAATGTCTTGAGCCTGCAATACGCTTCCTCCTAGCAAAATAGAAAGCACGCAGAAAAGAGAAGAAAACATTCTCTTCGCACTGAACTGAACGAAAGGATTGAACCTGATCAACTTTCTTTATTTAACCGGTGTGAATTCAAACTCAGATCACCACATGTGTTGCCCATTGGGCGTGAGGTTATCCAAATATGTATGTGCCATTTTCTGATACTGATCATAACTGAAATGGCAATCACATCCGTAGTACGACATTACGTTTCCAACGTCTGGATCGTAAAAATCACCATTTGCATCTT
Coding sequences:
- a CDS encoding YeeE/YedE family protein, with the translated sequence MESILEPWPWYVSGILLGVLVPAMLWLGSIFGVSGNLDSICGMLGAGRFADHFRFDLKERIPSLVFVVGAVVGGSIASNFLTAENYVVQISEAAVLSLTSLGITEFEGLQPHQIFNWSFLGTAQGLILMVGGGFLIGFGARYAGGCTSGHSITGMSSLQIPSLVATIGFFIGGLIATHLLMPLIFGQ
- a CDS encoding YeeE/YedE family protein, whose product is MKNVRIIVAGVIFGIIMVKSEAVSWFRIQEMFRFQGFHMYGIICTAVVVGAILLQLVKRAHLKNLDGAVISIPQKPKLYRSALIGGIIFGIGWAFTGACPGPLFVNLGAGYRVMIVPILAAVIGAFVHGLVKRRLPQ
- a CDS encoding OmpA family protein: MRQILIQFFRSTQFGLIGILLFLGIASSFAQQSLPETEKLSMRKVRGLAINSLRLGDTYSALVYYKEWSKRKPENVAVNFQLAELYRNSRDYAHASESYWKVLKLKGGADAYPMALYYAGDMDMQNGKYEDAKKNLLKFKHFAAEMKDTWYKKATLTKIEGCDLGISLRDSVNTSEVEHLDESINKAHIEFSPIPIDSVTLVYGSLVSDQVEFYDIETLDSTLLPKRKFYLAKKESGKWVSKGEFNEPTGGDQPEHIGNGALSPDGNRFYFTKCQENFQGKVICHLFFSEKENGKWGEPVEMNDQINLPNYTTTQPTIGRESKRNQEVIYFVSDRPEGKGGLDIWFTEYHARTKRFREPQNAGAVVNTPGTEFTPYYDVSTHTLYFSSDGNVGLGGLDVYKVEGEKSKWAKDSVQHLGKAVNSPADDFDFVLNKDRQTGFLVSNREGGVSLMNATCCDDIYAFEFVEYVNIHLKGLVIDSTCLDDVDIFLYMNDPETGTRYLAEELRGNPCTFSFTLEPGREYSIEAKKTGYFNDVVHVSTMKLTPADTLTKELKLEKIPRKPIVLNGINYGYDSADLTADAKISLDTGLYPIMTDNPQIIIELSSHTDSKGSDDYNLKLSERRAKSVVDYMISKGIDPQRLVPKGYGENKPIALNEFEDGTDNPDGRARNRRTEFEIIGELSEDQYLPEQD
- a CDS encoding PorP/SprF family type IX secretion system membrane protein, with amino-acid sequence MFSSLFCVLSILLGGSVLQAQDIHLTQFYTNQQNLNPGMVGMYDGAYRAVGNYRHQWPEINKAITTGLVGFDKKFFFFKDEIDAGILVANDNYSGYSLNTAKIFVTAAYKKVIRGHEVRAGIQMGAVIRSTDLSSQTFPDQWVYQTGIFDPSLYNGEDNIKATQAFFDMNLGFAWSHQFKKFKPTVGFSIFHINRPKDTYFNAQAERLRTRQSVQVLVDVPINSSFSAEPKLLYMWTTKVQDMVLGANVKYHIKNAMIKNIYLGIMYRGGFGRNSDAVAPVAGFHIKNFDVGLSYDFNVSKLSTQSNLKTTFELSLIYTAPLFTPKSLAIPCDRY